From Frateuria aurantia DSM 6220, one genomic window encodes:
- the lolD gene encoding lipoprotein-releasing ABC transporter ATP-binding protein LolD, which translates to MNKRYEMDNRVIVRADDVGKVYQEGAMQTPVLQHVSFELRRGETLAIVGASGSGKSTLLHILGGLDTLSHGEVEVDGRKLSSLSDAARGKVRNHSMGFIYQFHHLLPEFTALENVAMPLLIRGESIPAAREEATALLQRVGLGHRLEHRSAELSGGERQRCAIARALVTRPAVVLGDEPTGNLDESNAAQVYQLMLELNREIGTALILVTHDRRLARRMDRTLELVSGVLQPVAAEADVAG; encoded by the coding sequence ATGAATAAGCGTTACGAGATGGATAATCGGGTGATCGTGCGTGCCGACGATGTCGGCAAGGTCTATCAGGAAGGGGCGATGCAGACGCCGGTGCTGCAACATGTCAGCTTCGAGCTGCGGCGCGGAGAGACGCTCGCCATCGTCGGCGCCTCGGGTTCCGGCAAGAGCACCTTGCTGCATATCCTGGGTGGCCTCGATACCTTGAGCCATGGCGAAGTCGAGGTGGATGGCCGCAAGCTGTCGAGCCTGTCGGATGCGGCCCGCGGCAAGGTCCGCAATCACTCGATGGGCTTTATCTACCAGTTTCATCATCTGCTGCCGGAATTCACCGCCCTGGAGAATGTGGCGATGCCGTTGCTGATTCGCGGCGAGTCGATTCCGGCGGCACGCGAGGAGGCGACGGCCTTGTTGCAGCGGGTCGGCCTCGGTCATCGACTGGAGCATCGTTCGGCCGAGCTGTCCGGCGGCGAACGTCAGCGCTGTGCCATTGCGCGAGCGCTGGTGACGCGGCCGGCGGTGGTGCTCGGTGACGAGCCCACCGGCAATCTGGACGAATCCAATGCGGCGCAGGTCTATCAGCTGATGCTGGAGCTGAATCGGGAAATCGGCACGGCCCTGATCCTGGTCACCCATGACCGTCGGCTGGCCCGCCGCATGGATCGCACCCTGGAGCTGGTCAGCGGGGTACTACAGCCCGTCGCGGCCGAGGCTGACGTCGCCGGCTGA
- a CDS encoding protein YgfX, whose product MPSAPIISFDFRPSRRIRRGGCLIAVVAAISPWLSGAPGWVSVLLDGMVFWRVVVGRRIPVAPMPVVWLADARWLLAAGHPDEAEWSLRRSWRLGSWLVVELQAPDRRCGLWLGPDNMRAATLRRLRARLALTRVEKAAHQHPLA is encoded by the coding sequence ATGCCATCCGCGCCCATCATCAGCTTTGATTTCAGGCCATCCCGCCGGATCCGGCGAGGGGGCTGCCTGATTGCCGTCGTGGCGGCGATCAGTCCTTGGTTGAGTGGTGCCCCCGGCTGGGTTAGCGTCCTGCTGGATGGCATGGTGTTCTGGCGTGTCGTCGTCGGCCGTCGAATACCGGTCGCGCCCATGCCCGTGGTATGGCTGGCGGATGCCCGCTGGCTGCTGGCGGCGGGTCATCCGGATGAGGCGGAGTGGAGCTTGCGTCGGAGTTGGCGGCTGGGGTCCTGGCTGGTAGTGGAGCTTCAGGCTCCGGATCGGCGATGCGGGCTGTGGCTGGGGCCGGACAATATGCGGGCAGCCACCCTGCGCCGGTTGCGGGCGCGACTGGCACTGACCCGGGTCGAGAAAGCCGCCCATCAGCATCCGCTGGCCTGA
- a CDS encoding lipoprotein-releasing ABC transporter permease subunit: MFRPLELFIGLRYARARRRSQFISFISVVSIVCITISVMALITVMSVMNGFDYQLRSRILGAVSHVTISAYPGEALPAWQQDLAEVRKLPHVVGAAPYLELQSFLAGRGSTGAQIRGVDPAIEPQVSAFNAHMVTGQFQSLQPGSWHILLGNDLATKLGLAVGDKVLVVIPRMHSSPLTGSLPVTRSFTVSGIYALGMEEYDANMALIDIHDAEALQGIHGPGGIRVQLDDMNRAAQVARQLQNGLGPQVFVSTWMDDNSNFFSALAMEKKVMFIILSLIVLVAVINLVSMLMMLVTDKQAEIAILRTLGSTPRSIMGTFMVQGVLVGVVGIALGVSLGCLLSWQVPAIVKLIERIFHVTFLSPDVYYISEVPSRLDPVDVLAVAVVTFLFALLATIYPAWRASRTQPAQALRYE; the protein is encoded by the coding sequence ATGTTCCGACCGCTCGAGCTCTTTATCGGCCTGCGTTACGCCCGCGCCAGACGTCGCAGCCAGTTCATTTCGTTCATCTCGGTGGTTTCCATCGTCTGCATCACGATCAGCGTGATGGCGCTGATCACGGTGATGTCGGTGATGAACGGGTTCGACTACCAATTGCGATCAAGGATTCTGGGTGCCGTCTCGCATGTCACCATCAGTGCCTATCCTGGCGAGGCTTTGCCGGCCTGGCAGCAGGATCTCGCCGAGGTCCGCAAGCTGCCTCACGTGGTGGGTGCAGCACCGTATCTCGAATTGCAGAGTTTTCTGGCCGGTCGCGGTTCCACCGGTGCACAGATCCGTGGCGTGGATCCTGCCATCGAGCCACAGGTGTCAGCCTTCAATGCCCATATGGTGACCGGCCAGTTCCAGAGCCTGCAGCCAGGGAGCTGGCATATTCTGCTGGGCAATGACCTGGCCACCAAGCTCGGCCTTGCCGTGGGGGACAAGGTGCTGGTGGTGATTCCGCGCATGCATTCCTCGCCTTTGACCGGAAGTCTGCCGGTGACCCGCAGCTTTACCGTCAGTGGCATCTATGCCCTGGGCATGGAGGAATATGACGCCAACATGGCGCTGATCGATATCCATGATGCCGAGGCCTTGCAAGGCATCCACGGTCCGGGCGGCATCCGGGTCCAGCTTGACGACATGAACCGTGCCGCCCAGGTGGCCAGGCAGTTGCAGAACGGGCTGGGGCCGCAGGTTTTCGTATCGACCTGGATGGATGACAACAGCAATTTCTTCTCGGCACTGGCCATGGAGAAGAAGGTGATGTTCATCATCCTCTCGCTGATCGTGCTGGTGGCGGTGATCAACCTGGTGTCGATGCTGATGATGCTGGTCACCGACAAGCAGGCCGAGATCGCGATTCTGCGCACCCTGGGTTCGACCCCGCGCAGCATCATGGGCACCTTCATGGTGCAAGGGGTGCTGGTCGGTGTGGTGGGAATCGCGCTGGGGGTCAGCCTGGGGTGTCTGCTGTCCTGGCAGGTGCCGGCGATCGTCAAGCTGATCGAGCGGATCTTCCATGTCACCTTCCTGTCTCCGGACGTGTATTACATCAGCGAGGTGCCCAGTCGCCTGGATCCGGTGGATGTGCTGGCCGTGGCCGTGGTGACCTTTCTGTTCGCCCTGCTGGCGACGATTTATCCGGCGTGGCGCGCCTCGCGGACCCAGCCTGCGCAGGCCTTGCGTTATGAATAA
- a CDS encoding ExbD/TolR family protein: protein MRIGTGRRRDEFEINVISLIDVLLTLLMFFVLTTTFVRQHGMQVTLPKASPQPAADASPLLVVIDRDGRDYVGGTAVQGDDMKALKDAILAAAGTDRHAPVLLQADALTSHQDVVKAMDALGQLGFARLSIATTPVHPEHR from the coding sequence ATGCGTATAGGTACTGGCCGACGCCGGGATGAGTTTGAAATCAACGTGATTTCCCTGATTGACGTCCTGCTGACGTTGTTGATGTTTTTTGTGCTGACCACCACTTTTGTCAGGCAGCATGGCATGCAGGTCACCCTGCCCAAGGCCAGTCCGCAACCGGCAGCGGATGCCTCGCCCTTGCTGGTGGTCATCGACCGTGACGGCCGCGATTATGTCGGCGGTACTGCGGTGCAAGGTGATGATATGAAGGCCTTGAAGGACGCGATTCTCGCCGCCGCAGGTACGGATCGGCATGCTCCTGTTCTGCTCCAGGCTGATGCGCTGACTTCGCATCAGGATGTGGTGAAAGCCATGGATGCCTTGGGCCAGCTCGGTTTTGCGCGCTTGTCGATCGCCACCACCCCCGTCCATCCGGAGCACCGATGA
- the msbA gene encoding lipid A export permease/ATP-binding protein MsbA produces the protein MSKTGHRSDFRTILKTYRRLLTYSGTYWLVGVLAMLGMLIDAGGLTAFSAMIKSMVNDLFPRPDISLLHWMLGGILTIAILRGIGSYASDFGMAYISRHVVQAMRKNVFDAYLRLPNEFFAKEASGHQISRIAYTCEQVAQASTNAVKVLITDGATVLGMLGVMLWNSAYLTLALLVMLPTLALVVTVISRRYRRYSKRIQGNMGNVASSVSEAIGGRREIRIYGGQGKESERFDRVSQLTARLELKIASTGAISSAGMQMTAAIALAAIILLATRPAMLAGGHMTSGTFMAVLMAMAGLLAPLKRLAGVQSTIQSGVVAADELFQIMDTPAEPDQGRHELRRAEGEIVFRHVGLTYPGADHPAIDNLDLICPRGKVTALVGRSGSGKSTLVSLLPRFSVPDHGQVLLDGVPLEEYTLSSLRRQIAWVGQHVMLFDDTVAANIAYGELASASEERIVAAAEAANAMEFIRDLPLGLQTPIGEGGHLLSGGQRQRIAIARAILKDAPILILDEATSALDTESERLIQQALQRLIKDRTTLVIAHRLSTIEGADQIVVMEQGRVIEQGTHGQLMRQDGRYATLYQMQFSEQAAGDD, from the coding sequence ATGAGCAAGACCGGACACCGCAGCGATTTCAGAACCATTCTCAAGACCTATCGGCGACTGCTGACCTACAGCGGGACCTATTGGCTGGTCGGTGTGCTTGCCATGCTCGGCATGTTGATCGATGCCGGTGGTCTGACCGCCTTCTCGGCGATGATCAAGTCCATGGTCAATGACCTTTTCCCGCGGCCCGACATCAGCCTGCTGCACTGGATGCTGGGGGGGATACTGACGATTGCGATTCTGCGCGGCATTGGATCCTACGCCTCCGATTTCGGGATGGCCTATATCAGCCGGCATGTAGTGCAGGCCATGCGCAAGAACGTGTTCGATGCGTATCTGCGTCTGCCCAATGAGTTCTTTGCAAAGGAAGCCTCCGGTCATCAGATCAGTCGCATCGCCTACACCTGCGAGCAGGTGGCCCAGGCCTCCACCAATGCAGTGAAAGTGCTGATTACGGACGGTGCCACCGTTCTGGGCATGTTGGGCGTGATGCTGTGGAACAGCGCCTACCTGACGTTGGCGCTGTTGGTGATGCTGCCGACTCTGGCCTTGGTCGTTACTGTGATCAGTCGTCGCTATCGGCGATACAGCAAGCGTATTCAGGGCAATATGGGCAATGTGGCCAGCAGTGTATCGGAGGCCATCGGCGGGCGACGCGAAATCCGCATCTACGGAGGGCAGGGCAAGGAGAGCGAGCGCTTTGACAGAGTCTCGCAGCTGACCGCGCGCCTGGAGCTGAAAATCGCTTCTACCGGGGCCATTTCAAGCGCAGGTATGCAGATGACGGCCGCCATCGCATTGGCCGCGATCATTCTGCTGGCAACCCGTCCGGCGATGCTTGCCGGCGGGCACATGACTTCAGGTACATTTATGGCCGTATTGATGGCCATGGCTGGTTTGCTGGCGCCTTTGAAGCGGTTGGCCGGGGTGCAGTCCACCATCCAGAGCGGGGTGGTGGCCGCAGACGAGTTGTTCCAGATCATGGACACGCCTGCCGAACCCGATCAGGGGCGGCATGAGTTGCGGCGGGCCGAGGGCGAGATCGTGTTCCGTCATGTGGGTCTGACCTATCCGGGGGCCGATCACCCCGCGATCGACAATCTCGATCTGATCTGTCCACGCGGGAAAGTGACGGCTCTGGTCGGGCGCTCGGGCAGCGGCAAGAGTACGCTGGTCAGCCTCCTGCCACGCTTCAGTGTTCCGGATCACGGCCAAGTGTTGCTGGATGGGGTGCCGCTTGAGGAGTACACCCTCTCCAGCCTGCGTCGGCAGATTGCCTGGGTCGGTCAGCATGTGATGCTGTTCGACGATACCGTGGCCGCCAATATCGCTTACGGCGAACTGGCCAGTGCCAGCGAGGAACGCATTGTGGCGGCGGCGGAGGCGGCCAATGCCATGGAGTTCATCCGCGATCTGCCGCTTGGACTGCAGACCCCGATCGGCGAGGGCGGCCACTTGCTTTCCGGCGGTCAGCGGCAGCGTATCGCCATCGCACGGGCCATTTTGAAGGACGCGCCGATCCTGATCCTGGATGAGGCGACCAGTGCGCTGGATACCGAGTCCGAGCGCCTTATCCAGCAGGCCCTGCAGCGGCTGATCAAGGATCGGACCACCCTGGTGATCGCTCATCGCCTGTC
- a CDS encoding succinate dehydrogenase assembly factor 2, whose product MNANLDASDEARFKRLQWRCRRGTRELDRLFGGWLERNYWLAEAETRQAFDALMEAQDPDLWDWVMGHARPPRADWQRIIDAIRAHHQL is encoded by the coding sequence ATGAATGCAAATCTTGATGCAAGCGACGAGGCCCGGTTCAAGCGGCTGCAGTGGCGTTGCCGGCGTGGCACCCGCGAGCTGGATCGGCTGTTCGGCGGCTGGCTGGAACGGAACTACTGGCTGGCAGAGGCCGAGACGCGGCAGGCCTTCGATGCGCTGATGGAGGCGCAGGACCCTGATCTCTGGGACTGGGTGATGGGGCATGCCCGGCCGCCGCGTGCCGATTGGCAACGGATCATTGATGCCATCCGCGCCCATCATCAGCTTTGA
- a CDS encoding MotA/TolQ/ExbB proton channel family protein produces the protein MLQLVMAGGWAVWPILLCSAWVLAVAIERAWALRRQAVMPPGLADEVARWIQSGIVDPAHLQSLAAASPLGQLLASALEARDRPREQIKERLEDTGRHVVFRLERHLSGLGTIALIAPLLGLLGTVIGLVRMFMTVMGAGIGDPGQMAGGIGEALICTAGGLVVAIPAYVLHRWYRARIDGYVVEMEQQAARVLDLVTAAAARRARPRSAASAP, from the coding sequence GTGCTGCAATTAGTAATGGCTGGTGGCTGGGCGGTATGGCCGATTCTGCTGTGTTCGGCCTGGGTGCTGGCGGTAGCCATCGAACGGGCCTGGGCCTTGCGGCGGCAGGCCGTGATGCCGCCGGGTCTCGCCGATGAGGTGGCGCGCTGGATCCAGTCCGGCATTGTCGACCCTGCTCACCTGCAGTCGCTGGCCGCGGCCTCGCCTCTGGGGCAGCTGCTGGCGTCGGCGTTGGAAGCCCGTGATCGGCCGCGCGAGCAGATCAAGGAGCGCCTGGAAGATACTGGCCGGCATGTGGTGTTCCGGTTGGAGCGACATTTGAGCGGTCTGGGCACGATCGCCTTGATCGCGCCTCTGCTCGGACTGCTGGGCACGGTGATCGGGCTGGTCCGGATGTTCATGACGGTGATGGGTGCGGGCATCGGTGACCCCGGCCAGATGGCCGGAGGCATCGGCGAAGCGCTGATCTGCACGGCAGGCGGTCTGGTAGTGGCGATTCCGGCCTACGTGCTGCATCGATGGTACCGGGCACGAATCGATGGCTATGTCGTCGAGATGGAGCAGCAGGCTGCCCGCGTGCTGGATCTGGTCACGGCCGCCGCTGCCCGGCGGGCCCGTCCGCGAAGCGCTGCATCCGCGCCATGA
- a CDS encoding DNA internalization-related competence protein ComEC/Rec2 — MMVGRGSGLTPPRATLTLLAGVLAVQWLPRLWPVWLSLGLMLLAGLLALLAGPRSWWPACAVASICWAACWGQAGMDARWPRAWEGRDVWMRGQIIDLPQVQPGATRFLMDVHSLRGQPPWHGRVRVSWYRAPPLQPCQHWRLQLRLRRPRGLINPGTADSERSALEHGLHAVGYVRDPGMARRQGRSVCIDGLRARLAEGIAGQLPGRHAAALLRAFAVGDIRGLSEADWSVARANGIPHLIAISGFHVGMAGWLGAMLLQGLYRCFPGWGLRWPRPLATQTAMLVFAAAYCALAGFGIPCVRTLLMMAAAMLFRSLRRATRPATGLLLALAAVLLVDPPASLGAGFWLSFVGVGLLMYGLQENGHGLMAQVKEMTRGQWLMTASMLPLTLWFFGEASWVGAVSNLLAVPLISFVVVPLVLLSLPLLWLGTSAALILLWPAALVTDGLWWLLQWLGRWPGAHWHPPVPDLAALGLGTLGVVWLWLPRGLPLRWAGMLLLAPLLWPPVGRPAPGGFRIWALDVGQGLAVLVETRHHLMAYDAGARYPSGYDLGAAVVVPAIHASGAAPLDLLIISHGDNDHAGGAVAVAQAFPAARRLSGEPARMRYASRSCHAGQNWRWDGVMFRVLAPADDGQLAGRVHAGNARSCVVQITGSGGGLLLTGDVGRAQELALAGALRAQPAMLLQVPHHGSRSASGPALLDALRPGLAWVSAGWRNPFGHPHPSVIARYRQRGIQVWNTAETGALQFDVPPEGGLRPPLSWRQRQRRYWRE; from the coding sequence ATGATGGTGGGGCGCGGGTCCGGATTGACGCCGCCGCGAGCGACGCTGACCTTGTTGGCCGGGGTGCTCGCGGTGCAGTGGCTGCCCCGCCTGTGGCCGGTGTGGCTGAGCCTCGGATTGATGCTGCTGGCAGGTCTGCTGGCGCTGCTGGCCGGACCACGCAGCTGGTGGCCGGCCTGTGCCGTGGCCAGTATCTGCTGGGCGGCCTGCTGGGGCCAGGCAGGCATGGATGCGCGCTGGCCGCGTGCATGGGAAGGGCGTGATGTCTGGATGCGCGGTCAGATCATTGATCTGCCGCAGGTTCAGCCCGGCGCCACCCGTTTTCTGATGGATGTGCACAGCTTGAGGGGGCAGCCTCCTTGGCATGGCCGGGTGCGCGTCAGCTGGTATCGGGCGCCGCCTTTGCAGCCTTGCCAGCATTGGCGGTTGCAGCTGCGATTGCGCCGGCCGCGCGGTCTGATCAATCCCGGCACCGCCGACAGTGAACGCTCGGCCCTGGAGCACGGCCTGCATGCGGTGGGCTATGTCCGCGATCCGGGCATGGCCCGCCGGCAGGGGCGGAGCGTCTGTATCGACGGACTGCGGGCGCGGCTGGCCGAGGGGATCGCGGGACAGCTGCCTGGTCGTCACGCCGCGGCCCTGCTGCGGGCCTTTGCTGTCGGCGATATTCGGGGTTTGAGCGAGGCGGACTGGAGTGTGGCGCGAGCCAACGGCATTCCGCATCTGATCGCGATTTCGGGGTTCCATGTCGGCATGGCCGGCTGGCTGGGAGCGATGCTGCTGCAGGGGTTGTATCGCTGCTTTCCCGGCTGGGGGTTGCGCTGGCCGCGGCCGCTGGCTACTCAGACCGCGATGCTGGTGTTTGCGGCAGCCTATTGCGCGCTGGCCGGATTCGGCATTCCCTGTGTCCGTACCTTGCTGATGATGGCGGCGGCGATGCTGTTTCGCAGTCTGCGACGGGCCACTCGTCCGGCTACCGGTTTGCTGCTGGCCTTGGCGGCCGTGCTGCTGGTGGATCCGCCCGCCAGCCTGGGCGCCGGATTCTGGCTGTCGTTCGTCGGCGTCGGCCTGCTGATGTACGGGCTGCAGGAGAACGGTCACGGACTGATGGCGCAAGTGAAGGAGATGACTCGGGGGCAATGGCTGATGACAGCATCGATGTTGCCCTTGACCTTGTGGTTCTTTGGCGAGGCCTCCTGGGTCGGTGCGGTTTCCAATCTGCTGGCCGTGCCGCTGATCAGCTTCGTGGTCGTGCCGCTGGTCCTGCTCAGTCTGCCGCTGCTATGGCTGGGAACGTCCGCTGCCCTGATCCTGCTTTGGCCGGCGGCACTGGTCACGGACGGCTTGTGGTGGCTGCTGCAGTGGCTGGGTCGCTGGCCGGGTGCGCACTGGCATCCGCCGGTGCCGGATCTGGCCGCGCTGGGGCTGGGAACCTTGGGCGTGGTCTGGCTGTGGCTGCCGCGCGGCTTGCCATTGCGATGGGCGGGGATGCTGTTGCTGGCCCCGTTGCTGTGGCCGCCGGTGGGCCGGCCGGCGCCGGGCGGCTTCAGGATCTGGGCGCTGGATGTGGGCCAGGGGCTGGCCGTGCTGGTGGAGACCCGACACCATCTGATGGCCTATGATGCCGGCGCCCGCTATCCGTCCGGCTACGATCTGGGGGCGGCGGTGGTAGTGCCGGCGATCCACGCCAGTGGCGCGGCGCCATTGGATCTGCTGATCATCAGTCATGGAGACAACGATCATGCGGGCGGTGCCGTGGCCGTGGCGCAGGCCTTTCCGGCGGCTCGCCGGCTGTCGGGCGAGCCGGCACGGATGCGCTATGCCAGTCGATCCTGTCATGCGGGGCAGAACTGGCGCTGGGACGGGGTGATGTTTCGGGTGCTGGCACCGGCGGATGACGGGCAGCTGGCGGGGCGGGTACATGCCGGCAATGCGCGCTCCTGCGTGGTGCAGATCACCGGGTCGGGCGGCGGATTGCTGCTGACCGGAGATGTGGGGCGCGCGCAGGAGCTGGCGCTGGCCGGTGCCTTGCGGGCGCAGCCGGCGATGTTGCTTCAGGTGCCGCATCACGGCAGCCGCAGCGCCTCGGGGCCGGCCTTGCTTGATGCGCTGCGGCCGGGTCTTGCCTGGGTTTCAGCCGGTTGGCGCAACCCGTTCGGGCATCCCCATCCCAGCGTGATCGCCCGCTATCGACAGCGTGGCATTCAGGTGTGGAATACGGCCGAAACCGGCGCCTTGCAGTTCGATGTGCCGCCAGAAGGTGGTTTACGCCCGCCTCTGAGCTGGCGACAGCGGCAGCGTCGTTACTGGCGGGAATGA
- a CDS encoding succinate dehydrogenase iron-sulfur subunit, whose protein sequence is MAEFSLPKNSKIQQGKHFAAQGAKQPRTFRIYRWTPEDGKNPRIDTYEVDLATCGPMVLDALLKIKNEIDPTLSLRRSCREGICGSCAMNIDGTNTLACTKAIGECGSGDVKIYPLPHMPVVKDLVPDLTHFYAQFSSIKPWLRTQSPAPADKERLQSPDDRKKLDGLYECILCACCSTSCPSYWWNGDRYLGPAILLQAYRWVVDSRDEDTGSRLDDLEDPFKLYRCHTIMNCARTCPKGLNPAKAIAEIKKLIVERRTG, encoded by the coding sequence GTGGCCGAGTTTTCACTACCCAAGAACTCCAAGATCCAGCAGGGCAAGCATTTTGCCGCCCAGGGTGCAAAGCAGCCTCGCACCTTCCGGATCTATCGCTGGACGCCGGAAGACGGCAAGAACCCGCGCATCGATACCTATGAGGTCGATCTGGCGACCTGCGGGCCGATGGTGCTGGACGCCTTGCTGAAGATCAAGAACGAGATCGATCCGACCTTGTCCTTGCGTCGCAGCTGCCGGGAAGGCATCTGCGGCTCCTGTGCGATGAATATCGATGGCACCAACACGCTGGCCTGCACCAAGGCGATCGGCGAATGCGGCTCCGGCGATGTCAAGATCTATCCGCTGCCGCATATGCCGGTGGTCAAGGATCTGGTGCCGGATCTGACCCATTTCTATGCCCAGTTCTCCTCGATCAAGCCCTGGCTGCGGACCCAGAGTCCGGCTCCGGCGGACAAGGAGCGGCTGCAGTCGCCGGATGACCGCAAGAAGCTGGACGGTCTCTACGAGTGCATCCTTTGCGCCTGCTGCTCGACCAGCTGCCCAAGCTACTGGTGGAACGGTGATCGTTATCTGGGGCCGGCGATTTTGCTGCAGGCTTATCGCTGGGTGGTGGATTCGCGTGACGAGGATACCGGCAGCCGGCTGGATGATCTGGAGGATCCGTTCAAGCTGTATCGCTGCCATACCATCATGAATTGCGCGCGGACCTGCCCCAAGGGTCTGAATCCGGCCAAGGCCATTGCCGAAATCAAGAAGCTGATCGTCGAGCGGCGGACCGGCTGA